In the genome of Tripterygium wilfordii isolate XIE 37 chromosome 19, ASM1340144v1, whole genome shotgun sequence, one region contains:
- the LOC119985139 gene encoding histone deacetylase 6-like isoform X1 — protein sequence MDDDTAGASLPSGPDATKRRVTYFYEPSIGDYYYGQGHPMKPHRIRMAHNLIVHYSLHRRMEINRPFPAGANDIRRFHTDEYVQFLRSVSPDVLAEPSFNRSQKRFNVGEDCPVFEGLFNFCQASAGGSIGAAVKLNRGDADIALNWAGGLHHAKKSEASGFCYVNDIVLGILELLKVHRRVIYVDIDVHHGDGVEEAFYTTDRVMTVSFHKYGDYFPGTGHIRDTGAGLGQNYALNVPLNDGMDDVSFRSLFRPIIQKAMEIYQPDAVVLQCGADSLAGDRLGDFNLSVKGHADCLRFLRSFNVPLMILGGGGYTIRNVARCWCYETAVAVGVEPDNKLPYNEYYEYFGPDYNLHIVPSNMENLNAPEDMDRIRNVLLEQLSNLSHAPSVPFQTTPRTAQAPEEAEEDIDRRPKPRIWNGDDLESDNDDDAIDPQYRTSSTDNQTSVNTEMRDVVDEMDEEKTD from the exons ATGGATGACGACACCGCGGGCGCATCACTTCCTTCTGGTCCGGACGCGACGAAGAGGCGAGTAACCTACTTCTACGAACCGTCTATCGGAGACTACTACTACGGACAAGGCCACCCGATGAAGCCTCACCGGATCCGGATGGCCCATAACCTAATCGTCCACTACTCTCTTCACCGTCGCATGGAGATCAACCGACCCTTTCCTGCCGGCGCCAATGACATCCGCCGCTTCCATACCGACGAATATGTTCAGTTCCTTCGATCCGTCAGTCCTGATGTCCTAGCCGAACCCTCCTTCAACCGATCTCAAAAGCGTTTTAATGTCGGTGAGGACTGCCCTGTCTTTGAAGGCCTCTTCAACTTCTGCCAGGCTTCCGCTGGAGGTTCCATTGGTGCTGCGGTCAAGCTTAATCGAGGTGATGCCGATATTGCGCTCAATTGGGCTGGTGGCCTGCACCATGCCAAGAAGAGCGAGGCGTCCGGGTTCTGTTATGTCAATGATATTGTACTGGGAATTCTTGAGTTGCTCAAGGTTCACAGG CGGGTAATCTACGTAGATATTGATGTCCACCATGGAGATGGCGTCGAGGAGGCATTTTATACCACCGACAGAGTCATGACAGTCTCTTTTCATAAGTATGGGGATTACTTTCCTGGCACCGGGCATATTAGGGACACTGGGGCGGGACTTGGGCAGAACTATGCACTGAATGTCCCACTGAATGATGGGATGGATGATGTAAGCTTCCGTAGTTTGTTTCGGCCTATAATCCAAAAAGCTATGGAAATATATCAGCCAGATGCTGTTGTTCTTCAATGCGGAGCTGATTCATTGGCAGGCGACAGGTTGGGGGATTTCAACTTGTCCGTGAAGGGTCATGCAGATTGCCTTCGTTTTCTTAGATCTTTCAATGTACCTTTGATGATCTTGGGTGGTGGAGGGTACACCATTCGCAATGTTGCCCGTTGCTGGTGCTACGAG ACGGCGGTTGCAGTTGGCGTGGAGCCTGATAATAAATTGCCATATAATGAATATTATGAATATTTTGGCCCAGATTATAATCTTCACATTGTACCAAGCAACATGGAGAACCTTAATGCACCCGAAGATATGGACAGGATAAG GAATGTGCTACTTGAGCAACTCTCAAACCTATCTCATGCCCCCAGTGTACCTTTTCAGACAACACCTCGAACTGCACAAGCTCCAGAAGAG GCAGAGGAGGACATAGATCGAAGACCTAAACCTCGTATTTGGAATGGGGATGATTTAGAGTCTGATAATGACGATGATGCAATTGATCCTCAATACAGAACCTCAAGCACTGATAATCAAACTTCAGTAAACACTGAGATGAG
- the LOC119985139 gene encoding histone deacetylase 6-like isoform X3, with protein MDDDTAGASLPSGPDATKRRVTYFYEPSIGDYYYGQGHPMKPHRIRMAHNLIVHYSLHRRMEINRPFPAGANDIRRFHTDEYVQFLRSVSPDVLAEPSFNRSQKRFNVGEDCPVFEGLFNFCQASAGGSIGAAVKLNRGDADIALNWAGGLHHAKKSEASGFCYVNDIVLGILELLKVHRRVIYVDIDVHHGDGVEEAFYTTDRVMTVSFHKYGDYFPGTGHIRDTGAGLGQNYALNVPLNDGMDDVSFRSLFRPIIQKAMEIYQPDAVVLQCGADSLAGDRLGDFNLSVKGHADCLRFLRSFNVPLMILGGGGYTIRNVARCWCYETAVAVGVEPDNKLPYNEYYEYFGPDYNLHIVPSNMENLNAPEDMDRISRIICAFQEQVPNCLGDKNDQLTSVSGMCYLSNSQTYLMPPVYLFRQHLELHKLQKRQRRT; from the exons ATGGATGACGACACCGCGGGCGCATCACTTCCTTCTGGTCCGGACGCGACGAAGAGGCGAGTAACCTACTTCTACGAACCGTCTATCGGAGACTACTACTACGGACAAGGCCACCCGATGAAGCCTCACCGGATCCGGATGGCCCATAACCTAATCGTCCACTACTCTCTTCACCGTCGCATGGAGATCAACCGACCCTTTCCTGCCGGCGCCAATGACATCCGCCGCTTCCATACCGACGAATATGTTCAGTTCCTTCGATCCGTCAGTCCTGATGTCCTAGCCGAACCCTCCTTCAACCGATCTCAAAAGCGTTTTAATGTCGGTGAGGACTGCCCTGTCTTTGAAGGCCTCTTCAACTTCTGCCAGGCTTCCGCTGGAGGTTCCATTGGTGCTGCGGTCAAGCTTAATCGAGGTGATGCCGATATTGCGCTCAATTGGGCTGGTGGCCTGCACCATGCCAAGAAGAGCGAGGCGTCCGGGTTCTGTTATGTCAATGATATTGTACTGGGAATTCTTGAGTTGCTCAAGGTTCACAGG CGGGTAATCTACGTAGATATTGATGTCCACCATGGAGATGGCGTCGAGGAGGCATTTTATACCACCGACAGAGTCATGACAGTCTCTTTTCATAAGTATGGGGATTACTTTCCTGGCACCGGGCATATTAGGGACACTGGGGCGGGACTTGGGCAGAACTATGCACTGAATGTCCCACTGAATGATGGGATGGATGATGTAAGCTTCCGTAGTTTGTTTCGGCCTATAATCCAAAAAGCTATGGAAATATATCAGCCAGATGCTGTTGTTCTTCAATGCGGAGCTGATTCATTGGCAGGCGACAGGTTGGGGGATTTCAACTTGTCCGTGAAGGGTCATGCAGATTGCCTTCGTTTTCTTAGATCTTTCAATGTACCTTTGATGATCTTGGGTGGTGGAGGGTACACCATTCGCAATGTTGCCCGTTGCTGGTGCTACGAG ACGGCGGTTGCAGTTGGCGTGGAGCCTGATAATAAATTGCCATATAATGAATATTATGAATATTTTGGCCCAGATTATAATCTTCACATTGTACCAAGCAACATGGAGAACCTTAATGCACCCGAAGATATGGACAGGATAAG TCGGATCATCTGTGCTTTCCAAGAACAAGTGCCTAATTGCTTAGGTGACAAAAATGATCAATTG ACGTCTGTTTCAGGAATGTGCTACTTGAGCAACTCTCAAACCTATCTCATGCCCCCAGTGTACCTTTTCAGACAACACCTCGAACTGCACAAGCTCCAGAAGAG GCAGAGGAGGACATAG
- the LOC119985139 gene encoding histone deacetylase 6-like isoform X2, translating to MDDDTAGASLPSGPDATKRRVTYFYEPSIGDYYYGQGHPMKPHRIRMAHNLIVHYSLHRRMEINRPFPAGANDIRRFHTDEYVQFLRSVSPDVLAEPSFNRSQKRFNVGEDCPVFEGLFNFCQASAGGSIGAAVKLNRGDADIALNWAGGLHHAKKSEASGFCYVNDIVLGILELLKVHRRVIYVDIDVHHGDGVEEAFYTTDRVMTVSFHKYGDYFPGTGHIRDTGAGLGQNYALNVPLNDGMDDVSFRSLFRPIIQKAMEIYQPDAVVLQCGADSLAGDRLGDFNLSVKGHADCLRFLRSFNVPLMILGGGGYTIRNVARCWCYETAVAVGVEPDNKLPYNEYYEYFGPDYNLHIVPSNMENLNAPEDMDRISRIICAFQEQVPNCLGDKNDQLLAKTSVSGMCYLSNSQTYLMPPVYLFRQHLELHKLQKRQRRT from the exons ATGGATGACGACACCGCGGGCGCATCACTTCCTTCTGGTCCGGACGCGACGAAGAGGCGAGTAACCTACTTCTACGAACCGTCTATCGGAGACTACTACTACGGACAAGGCCACCCGATGAAGCCTCACCGGATCCGGATGGCCCATAACCTAATCGTCCACTACTCTCTTCACCGTCGCATGGAGATCAACCGACCCTTTCCTGCCGGCGCCAATGACATCCGCCGCTTCCATACCGACGAATATGTTCAGTTCCTTCGATCCGTCAGTCCTGATGTCCTAGCCGAACCCTCCTTCAACCGATCTCAAAAGCGTTTTAATGTCGGTGAGGACTGCCCTGTCTTTGAAGGCCTCTTCAACTTCTGCCAGGCTTCCGCTGGAGGTTCCATTGGTGCTGCGGTCAAGCTTAATCGAGGTGATGCCGATATTGCGCTCAATTGGGCTGGTGGCCTGCACCATGCCAAGAAGAGCGAGGCGTCCGGGTTCTGTTATGTCAATGATATTGTACTGGGAATTCTTGAGTTGCTCAAGGTTCACAGG CGGGTAATCTACGTAGATATTGATGTCCACCATGGAGATGGCGTCGAGGAGGCATTTTATACCACCGACAGAGTCATGACAGTCTCTTTTCATAAGTATGGGGATTACTTTCCTGGCACCGGGCATATTAGGGACACTGGGGCGGGACTTGGGCAGAACTATGCACTGAATGTCCCACTGAATGATGGGATGGATGATGTAAGCTTCCGTAGTTTGTTTCGGCCTATAATCCAAAAAGCTATGGAAATATATCAGCCAGATGCTGTTGTTCTTCAATGCGGAGCTGATTCATTGGCAGGCGACAGGTTGGGGGATTTCAACTTGTCCGTGAAGGGTCATGCAGATTGCCTTCGTTTTCTTAGATCTTTCAATGTACCTTTGATGATCTTGGGTGGTGGAGGGTACACCATTCGCAATGTTGCCCGTTGCTGGTGCTACGAG ACGGCGGTTGCAGTTGGCGTGGAGCCTGATAATAAATTGCCATATAATGAATATTATGAATATTTTGGCCCAGATTATAATCTTCACATTGTACCAAGCAACATGGAGAACCTTAATGCACCCGAAGATATGGACAGGATAAG TCGGATCATCTGTGCTTTCCAAGAACAAGTGCCTAATTGCTTAGGTGACAAAAATGATCAATTG TTGGCAAAGACGTCTGTTTCAGGAATGTGCTACTTGAGCAACTCTCAAACCTATCTCATGCCCCCAGTGTACCTTTTCAGACAACACCTCGAACTGCACAAGCTCCAGAAGAG GCAGAGGAGGACATAG